One region of Thunnus albacares chromosome 20, fThuAlb1.1, whole genome shotgun sequence genomic DNA includes:
- the LOC122971931 gene encoding sulfotransferase 2B1-like isoform X2, which yields MSLKYYEEFTFRPDDTVIVTYPKSGTTWMQEIVPLIMSGGDPASVESLPNWDRVPWLEEHRACALKLDERPSPRMFATHYHYNMMPPSFFEVKPKVIYVMRNPKDVFTSSFHYYGMTSFLVNPGSQSEFLHKFLDGKVMFGSWFDHVKGWLNAEDKERIMYISYEEMIMDLKDSVGRIAQFLKKSLDTEVIEKIADRCVFKNMKKNKMSNYSAVPREFMDQTKSEFLRKGIAGDWKNQLTGAEVEHFDAVYKDKMKDVKYKFVWD from the exons atg AGCCTAAAATACTACGAGGAGTTCACTTTCCGTCCAGATGATACTGTCATTGTTACCTATCCCAAGTCGG GTACGACTTGGATGCAGGAGATCGTCCCTCTGATCATGAGTGGAGGAGATCCGGCCTCTGTTGAGAGTCTTCCTAACTGGGACCGTGTTCCCTGGTTGGAGGAACATCGTGCCTGTGCCCTTAAACTTGATGAGAGGCCGTCTCCACGCATGTTTGCTACACACTACCACTACAACATGATGCCACCATCCTTCTTTGAAGTTAAGCCAAAG GTCATCTATGTCATGAGGAACCCCAAAGACGTGTTTACATCTTCCTTCCATTATTATGGGATGACCTCCTTTTTGGTCAACCCAGGCTCACAGAGCGAGTTCCTCCACAAGTTCCTTGATGGAAAAG TTATGTTTGGCTcatggtttgatcatgtgaagGGCTGGCTGAATGCTGAAGATAAAGAGCGAATAATGTACATCTCCTATGAAGAGATGATAATG GACCTGAAGGATTCTGTGGGCAGAATCGCTCAGTTCTTGAAGAAATCTCTGGACACTGAGGTGATAGAGAAGATAGCAGACCGATGTGTGTTCAAGaacatgaaaaagaacaaaatgtcaaactactctgCAGTTCCTCGTGAATTCATGGACCAGACAAAGTCTGAATTTCTCAGAAAAG GAATCGCTGGAGACTGGAAAAACCAACTAACAGGGGCAGAAGTGGAGCACTTTGATGCCGtttacaaagacaaaatgaaagatGTAAAATACAAATTTGTATGGGattga
- the LOC122971931 gene encoding sulfotransferase 2B1-like isoform X1 codes for MTEAELYAVYKGVYVPTCLHPPQSLKYYEEFTFRPDDTVIVTYPKSGTTWMQEIVPLIMSGGDPASVESLPNWDRVPWLEEHRACALKLDERPSPRMFATHYHYNMMPPSFFEVKPKVIYVMRNPKDVFTSSFHYYGMTSFLVNPGSQSEFLHKFLDGKVMFGSWFDHVKGWLNAEDKERIMYISYEEMIMDLKDSVGRIAQFLKKSLDTEVIEKIADRCVFKNMKKNKMSNYSAVPREFMDQTKSEFLRKGIAGDWKNQLTGAEVEHFDAVYKDKMKDVKYKFVWD; via the exons ATGACTGAAGCAGAGTTATATGCGGTGTATAAGGGAGTTTATGTGCCTACATGTCTGCATCCACCACAGAGCCTAAAATACTACGAGGAGTTCACTTTCCGTCCAGATGATACTGTCATTGTTACCTATCCCAAGTCGG GTACGACTTGGATGCAGGAGATCGTCCCTCTGATCATGAGTGGAGGAGATCCGGCCTCTGTTGAGAGTCTTCCTAACTGGGACCGTGTTCCCTGGTTGGAGGAACATCGTGCCTGTGCCCTTAAACTTGATGAGAGGCCGTCTCCACGCATGTTTGCTACACACTACCACTACAACATGATGCCACCATCCTTCTTTGAAGTTAAGCCAAAG GTCATCTATGTCATGAGGAACCCCAAAGACGTGTTTACATCTTCCTTCCATTATTATGGGATGACCTCCTTTTTGGTCAACCCAGGCTCACAGAGCGAGTTCCTCCACAAGTTCCTTGATGGAAAAG TTATGTTTGGCTcatggtttgatcatgtgaagGGCTGGCTGAATGCTGAAGATAAAGAGCGAATAATGTACATCTCCTATGAAGAGATGATAATG GACCTGAAGGATTCTGTGGGCAGAATCGCTCAGTTCTTGAAGAAATCTCTGGACACTGAGGTGATAGAGAAGATAGCAGACCGATGTGTGTTCAAGaacatgaaaaagaacaaaatgtcaaactactctgCAGTTCCTCGTGAATTCATGGACCAGACAAAGTCTGAATTTCTCAGAAAAG GAATCGCTGGAGACTGGAAAAACCAACTAACAGGGGCAGAAGTGGAGCACTTTGATGCCGtttacaaagacaaaatgaaagatGTAAAATACAAATTTGTATGGGattga
- the LOC122971241 gene encoding sulfotransferase 2B1-like isoform X2: MQEIVPLIMSGGDPASVETLPNWERVPWLEVHQTPFLRLERRPSPRMFATHYQYNMMPPSFFEVKPKVIYVMRNPKDVFTSSFHYYGIISFAANPGSQSEFLHKFLDGKVMFGSWFDHVKGWLNAEDKERIMYISYEEMIMDLKDSVGRIAQFLEKSLDTEVIEKIADRCVFKNMKKNKMSNYSTAPRGLIDQTKSEFLRKGIAGDWKNQLTGAEVEHFDAVYKDKMKDVKYKFVWD; the protein is encoded by the exons ATGCAGGAGATCGTCCCTCTGATCATGAGTGGAGGAGATCCGGCCTCTGTTGAGACCCTTCCTAACTGGGAGCGTGTTCCCTGGCTGGAAGTACATCAGACCCCTTTCCTTAGACTTGAAAGGAGGCCGTCTCCACGCATGTTTGCTACACACTACCAGTACAACATGATGCCACCATCCTTCTTTGAAGTTAAGCCAAAG GTCATCTATGTCATGAGGAACCCCAAAGATGTGTTTACATCTTCCTTCCATTATTATGGGATCATCTCCTTTGCGGCCAACCCAGGCTCACAGAGCGAGTTCCTCCACAAGTTCCTTGATGGAAAAG TTATGTTTGGCTcatggtttgatcatgtgaagGGCTGGCTGAATGCTGAAGATAAAGAGCGAATAATGTACATCTCCTATGAAGAGATGATAATG GACCTGAAGGATTCTGTGGGCAGAATCGCTCAGTTCTTGGAGAAATCTCTGGACACTGAGGTGATAGAGAAGATAGCAGACCGATGTGTGTTCAAGaacatgaaaaagaacaaaatgtcaaactactctaCAGCTCCTCGTGGACTCATCGACCAGACAAAGTCTGAATTTCTCAGAAAAG GAATCGCTGGAGACTGGAAAAACCAACTAACAGGGGCAGAAGTGGAGCACTTTGATGCCGtttacaaagacaaaatgaaagatGTCAAATACAAATTTGTATGGGattga
- the LOC122971241 gene encoding sulfotransferase 2B1-like isoform X1, with protein MTEAEYYIEYKGVYLPSSLHPPKSLKYYEEFTFRPDDIVIVTYPKSGTTWMQEIVPLIMSGGDPASVETLPNWERVPWLEVHQTPFLRLERRPSPRMFATHYQYNMMPPSFFEVKPKVIYVMRNPKDVFTSSFHYYGIISFAANPGSQSEFLHKFLDGKVMFGSWFDHVKGWLNAEDKERIMYISYEEMIMDLKDSVGRIAQFLEKSLDTEVIEKIADRCVFKNMKKNKMSNYSTAPRGLIDQTKSEFLRKGIAGDWKNQLTGAEVEHFDAVYKDKMKDVKYKFVWD; from the exons ATGACTGAGGCAGAGTACTACATAGAATACAAGGGGGTCTATTTGCCTTCAAGCCTGCACCCTCCAAAGAGCCTGAAATACTACGAGGAGTTCACTTTTCGCCCAGATGATATTGTCATTGTCACGTATCCCAAGTCAG GTACGACTTGGATGCAGGAGATCGTCCCTCTGATCATGAGTGGAGGAGATCCGGCCTCTGTTGAGACCCTTCCTAACTGGGAGCGTGTTCCCTGGCTGGAAGTACATCAGACCCCTTTCCTTAGACTTGAAAGGAGGCCGTCTCCACGCATGTTTGCTACACACTACCAGTACAACATGATGCCACCATCCTTCTTTGAAGTTAAGCCAAAG GTCATCTATGTCATGAGGAACCCCAAAGATGTGTTTACATCTTCCTTCCATTATTATGGGATCATCTCCTTTGCGGCCAACCCAGGCTCACAGAGCGAGTTCCTCCACAAGTTCCTTGATGGAAAAG TTATGTTTGGCTcatggtttgatcatgtgaagGGCTGGCTGAATGCTGAAGATAAAGAGCGAATAATGTACATCTCCTATGAAGAGATGATAATG GACCTGAAGGATTCTGTGGGCAGAATCGCTCAGTTCTTGGAGAAATCTCTGGACACTGAGGTGATAGAGAAGATAGCAGACCGATGTGTGTTCAAGaacatgaaaaagaacaaaatgtcaaactactctaCAGCTCCTCGTGGACTCATCGACCAGACAAAGTCTGAATTTCTCAGAAAAG GAATCGCTGGAGACTGGAAAAACCAACTAACAGGGGCAGAAGTGGAGCACTTTGATGCCGtttacaaagacaaaatgaaagatGTCAAATACAAATTTGTATGGGattga
- the LOC122971931 gene encoding sulfotransferase 2B1-like isoform X3, with translation MQEIVPLIMSGGDPASVESLPNWDRVPWLEEHRACALKLDERPSPRMFATHYHYNMMPPSFFEVKPKVIYVMRNPKDVFTSSFHYYGMTSFLVNPGSQSEFLHKFLDGKVMFGSWFDHVKGWLNAEDKERIMYISYEEMIMDLKDSVGRIAQFLKKSLDTEVIEKIADRCVFKNMKKNKMSNYSAVPREFMDQTKSEFLRKGIAGDWKNQLTGAEVEHFDAVYKDKMKDVKYKFVWD, from the exons ATGCAGGAGATCGTCCCTCTGATCATGAGTGGAGGAGATCCGGCCTCTGTTGAGAGTCTTCCTAACTGGGACCGTGTTCCCTGGTTGGAGGAACATCGTGCCTGTGCCCTTAAACTTGATGAGAGGCCGTCTCCACGCATGTTTGCTACACACTACCACTACAACATGATGCCACCATCCTTCTTTGAAGTTAAGCCAAAG GTCATCTATGTCATGAGGAACCCCAAAGACGTGTTTACATCTTCCTTCCATTATTATGGGATGACCTCCTTTTTGGTCAACCCAGGCTCACAGAGCGAGTTCCTCCACAAGTTCCTTGATGGAAAAG TTATGTTTGGCTcatggtttgatcatgtgaagGGCTGGCTGAATGCTGAAGATAAAGAGCGAATAATGTACATCTCCTATGAAGAGATGATAATG GACCTGAAGGATTCTGTGGGCAGAATCGCTCAGTTCTTGAAGAAATCTCTGGACACTGAGGTGATAGAGAAGATAGCAGACCGATGTGTGTTCAAGaacatgaaaaagaacaaaatgtcaaactactctgCAGTTCCTCGTGAATTCATGGACCAGACAAAGTCTGAATTTCTCAGAAAAG GAATCGCTGGAGACTGGAAAAACCAACTAACAGGGGCAGAAGTGGAGCACTTTGATGCCGtttacaaagacaaaatgaaagatGTAAAATACAAATTTGTATGGGattga